In Lates calcarifer isolate ASB-BC8 linkage group LG21, TLL_Latcal_v3, whole genome shotgun sequence, a single window of DNA contains:
- the apoa1b gene encoding apolipoprotein A-I — protein MKFVALALALLLAVGSHAASLQADAPSQLAHVRAAMDVYLTQVKESAQRALAQLDDTEYKDLKNALTQRLDEMHNNIKTLQAQVSPVTDHVVTTIADATADLRTSILNDIEALKTEIEPMRTNLRDVVNKHIEEYRAQMDPIINEYYAKHTAEMDALRTKLEPLVEEMRVKVATNVEETKTALMPIVETVRAKVHERLEALKAMASPYVEEYKEQLKQAYGQAQNIDTKDIVALRERIAPLAMDIKLKLQDIFEVIAATVTKN, from the exons ATGAAATTTGTGGCTCTCGCTCTGGCCCTTCTGCTGGCCGTCG GCTCTCATGCCGCTTCCCTGCAGGCTGATGCTCCCTCCCAGCTGGCCCACGTCCGGGCCGCTATGGACGTCTACCTGACCCAGGTGAAGGAAAGTGCCCAAAGAGCCCTGGCCCAGCTCGATGACACCGAGTACAAGGACCTGAA GAACGCTCTGACTCAGCGCCTGGATGAAATGCACAACAACATCAAGACTCTGCAGGCTCAGGTTTCCCCTGTCACCGACCACGTCGTCACCACCATCGCTGACGCCACCGCTGACCTCCGCACCTCCATCCTGAACGACATCGAGGCCCTGAAAACCGAGATCGAGCCCATGCGCACTAATCTGAGGGATGTCGTCAATAAGCACATTGAGGAGTACCGCGCCCAGATGGACCCCATCATCAACGAGTACTACGCCAAGCACACAGCCGAGATGGACGCCCTGAGGACCAAGCTGGAGCCTCTTGTGGAGGAGATGCGCGTCAAGGTGGCCACCAACGTGGAGGAGACCAAGACCGCCCTGATGCCCATTGTGGAGACTGTGCGTGCCAAGGTCCACGAGCGTCTGGAGGCTCTGAAGGCGATGGCAAGCCCCTACGTTGAAGAATACAAGGAGCAGCTGAAGCAGGCCTATGGCCAGGCACAGAACATCGACACCAAGGACATCGTCGCTCTGAGGGAGAGGATCGCACCCTTGGCCATGGACATCAAGCTTAAGCTCCAAGATATCTTCGAGGTCATCGCAGCCACCGTCACCAAGAACTAA